Within Candidatus Francisella endociliophora, the genomic segment TCCGTTGCACCCAAGCCATTTATCTCTAACTTAGCATCACCTAAGCTTAGATTTAAAGAGTCATAGTCAACCGTTGCACCATTTGCCTTTGTTAGCTGTTGTTTAATTGTATTTGAAACTAAAGTAGTCTCTAATATTTGTGGAGAAAAGACTATTGCCAACAACATCAGAACAACTAAGATCACTCCCCATATTCTAAATGGTTGAAGAAATCTTCTAGACTGAATTTTTTGCCAATCAACCTTAGAGATATTTTTTCCAAAAATTATTTTTGAGGCTATCTTAACAGATAATTTACTAGTAACTTTTTGGTAGGCTTCACTTCCTGACTGTAAACCAGCCATCTTAGTTATAAACTTTTTGTATGATTTACCTATAAATATTCCAAAAGCCACACCTAGCACGACTGCAACAAACAAACCACCTGTTACTAAGTAATATTCAAATCCAGCATATGCTAATACAGGAACATTTATCGCAGCCTTAAAAATTGGTTGAGCAAAACTATCAAGCAAAAATCTACCGGAGTAAAAGCTAACAATTTCTAAGGGAAAACTTAGCATCTTAGCTAAAATGCTAATAAGCACGAATAATCCAATATTAATACGCAGTATTAAAACTAAGAAAATCACCAAAACAAATAATAGCGGAGAGTACGCAAACCCTGGAATAAATCCAAAAATAAAACCCAGCAACGACACTAGCAGCAACTGCACAGGTGTTGATGGACTAAAGATTATAGACATCAATTTATTGTATATTTTTTTCACTAGGAAGCTCCTATTTTTTTAATAGTAATTTTTTTAATAGTAATTAATAACCAATATACTCAATATACCGTAGGAATTCTATACTTTAAAAAGGTATTTTTATTAGAAAAACTAGCATAAATGAGTTATTATTTTATATGTTTATTACAAAAATTTTCGTCAAACGATTAAATAAGGAAAAAATCAATGAACTTACATGAATATCAAGCGAAAGATCTTTTAGAAAGTTATGGTCTAAAAGTTCAAAAAGGTATCGTAGCTCATAACCCTAATGAAGCTGCTCAGGCATTTGATCAAATCGGTGGTAAATTTGCTGTGGTTAAAGCTCAGGTACATGCTGGTGGTCGTGGTAAAGCTGGTGGTGTAAAAGTTGTTAAATCATCTCAAGAAGCTCGTGAAGTAGCTGAAAGCCTTATCGGTACAAATCTTGTTACATTCCAAACAGATGCTGAAGGTCAGCCTGTAAATTCTGTTGGTATATTTGAAGATGTATACCCTGTAACTAACGAATTATACCTAGGTGCTGTAGTTGATAGATCTAGCCGTAAAGTAACTTTCATGGCTTCAACTGAAGGTGGCGTAGATATTGAAGAAGTAGCTCATAACACTCCAGAAAAAATCCTTAAAGTAGAAGTTGATCCATTAGTTGGTCTTCAACCATTCCAAGCTCGTGAAGTAGCTTTCAAACTTGGTCTAGAAGGCAAGCAAATCAATGATTTCGTTAAAACAATGCTTGGTGCTTATAAAGCATTTGTAGAGTGTGATTTCGCATTATTTGAAATTAACCCTCTTGCTGTAAGAGAGAATGGTGATATCGTTTGTGTTGATGGCAAAATTAACCTTGATTCAAATGCTCTTTACAGACACCCTAAATTATTAGCTCTAAGAGATAAATCTCAAGAAAATGCTAAAGAGCTTAAAGCTTCTGAGCATGAGCTAAACTATGTAGCTCTTGAAGGTAACATCGGTTGTATGGTAAACGGTGCTGGCCTTGCAATGGCTACTATGGATATCATTCAATTATACGGTGGTAAGCCAGCTAACTTCCTAGATGTTGGTGGTGGAGCTACTAAAGAAAGAGTAATCGAAGCTTTCAAACTAATCCTAGATGATGAAAATGTAAAAGCTGTTTTAATTAACATCTTCGGTGGTATCGTCCGTTGTGACATGATTGCTGAAGCAATTATCGAAGCTGTTAAAGAAGTAAATGTAACTGTACCAGTAGTTGTTCGTCTAGAAGGTAACAATGCAGAAAAAGGTGCTAAGATCCTATCTGATTCAGGTTTAAAACTTATCCCTGCTGATGGTTTAGCTGATGCTGCTGATAAAGTTGTGAAATCACTAGGTTAATAAATTAAAACAGTTAAAAGGATATTAAATAATGAGCGTATTAGTTGATAAAAATACAAAAGTTTTAGTACAAGGTTTTACTGGTAAAAACGGTACTTTTCATTCAGAGCAAGCTATTGCTTATGGTACAAACATCGTAGGTGGTGTAACTCCTGGTAAAGGTGGTCAAACTCACTTAGACAGACCAGTTTTCAACACAATGGAAGAAGCTGTAAAAGCTACTGATGCTGATGCATCTGTAATCTATGTACCAGCTCCATTTGTAAAAGATTCTGCTATTGAAGCAATTGATTCTGGTGTTAAGCTAGTTGTAATCATTACTGAAGGTGTTCCAACTCTAGATATGCTAGTTGTTAAAGAATACTTAAAAGGTAAAGATGTACAAGTAGTTGGTCCTAACTGCCCAGGTGTAATCACTCCAGGTGAATGTAAGATTGGTATTATGCCTGGCCATATTCATCAACCTGGTAAAGTTGGTATCATCTCTCGTTCTGGTACTTTAACTTATGAAGCAGTTGCTCAAACTACTAAATTAGGCTTTGGTCAGTCTACTTGTATCGGTATAGGTGGAGATCCAATCCCTGGTATGAACCAAATCGAAGCGTTAAAACTTCTAGAGAATGATCCTCAAACAGAAGCTATAATCCTAATCGGTGAGATTGGTGGTACAGCTGAAGAAGAAGCTGCTGAATATATCAAGCACAATGTAACTAAGCCAGTTATCGGATATATCGCTGGTGTTACAGCTCCTCCAGGTAAGCGTATGGGTCATGCTGGAGCTATCATCTCTGGTGGTAAAGGTACAGCCGATGAGAAATTCGCTGCATTTGAAGCTGCTGGTATTGCTTACACTAGATCTCCTGCAGAACTAGGTTCTAAACTTAAAGAAGTTACTGGTTGGTAATTTTTTCTAAAATATTCTTTCCACTTTATTTCTACACTATATTCTTGAAAAAAAGACTATTGTTTCCTATAGTTACTTACAATAAAATTTTTTTCAAATTACTTATGAATATACAAGTTGCTATCCAGCTAATAGGGGAAACCTTACTTATACTATTTGCAGTTAAGCTTACTCAGAACAAAAAACTTGCTTGGTTATTTTTATTAGTATCTTATTTAATAGCCTTATCAAACTACTTTCTTGGTTTCTATAAGGCAAATTTGTCAATGATTAATACTCATTTTCTATTTATGCTTGCTCCAATCTTGGCTGTAATTGCTATAGCTATTATGGGCTATATTTTTGTTGATAAAAATAAAAACTTTAGAAAATCTAACACTATATTTGTCCTTTTAACAATATTAATTTGTTTTCTCCTTATAAACTTAGATTACTATTTTGTTTTAGGATCGAACTTTGAAGAATTTATTCTTCGAGGAGTTTTTGTTAAAAGTCTTGATCAGACCCTACTATTTTCAGGGCTAATTTTTGCATTTACTAAATATAGGATTGCTTTTATATTATTAGCGCTATCATTTGTCAGTAAAGCTCTTTTAATGGCATATATTTTCATATTTAAGATTGATGCCTACTATTTCTTATGCATGACGACTTTTTATGCTTGTATGGCAATGATATTTATCACAGCTCTCAATAAAATAAAAAAATAATATACTCCTCTCTCATAACCACAATATATCTTTTTATGATAATATTTAATTACTTAATCAATATAAAACTTAAAAGGTTTAAAATATGATAAAAAAAATAATTACTGCAACAAGCCTGACTTTAATGCTTGTAACCTTTAGCTTTGCAAACACTCAAGAACAAGCTAATCCAATTCAAAAGCAGCAGCAAGTCTACTCTGGAACTCCTGCAGCAACTGCTGCATCAGGACCATTTACAGCTATTGGAATTGGTTTAACATCTATACTAATGATTCCTGTAGGCTTCTTTAAAGGTGCTGCTGATGGATTTAATACACCAGCTGATCAACTAAGTAGCAATCCTATTATTAGCCCTCTGCAAAGAGTTGGTGCTGCAGCAGTTGGATCAGTTAGTGGAGCTGTGAGCTACCCAATGCAAACATCACAAGAATTAACACAAAAAGCCAGAGAAAATAATTATATTGCATAAATGTGATATGAGATAAAATGCAAGACAAGTAAAGGAGTTGATATAGTATGCTAAAGAAGCTAATTACTTTTACTTTTTTTACAATTATGATTTGTAGTATAGGAGTTTGCAATACTTTAAATGACAAGAAGAAAATAAACACTTCATCTCCTACTCAATCTAAAAACATTAAAGAATGTAATAAAATCTCAACTCTTACTTTAACTCCTATAACAATAGCTGGAATTGGAGTCGGATCTATTTTGATGGCTCCAGTAGGCTTAATAGGAGGCGCTATAACAGGAGCAATGATGTCTCCTATGATGTTTGATAGTGGAGGCTTAAATGATAACGCTATAATTCAGCCAATACAAATAACCGGGGCCGTAATATTAGGATCTGTTGTTGGTGCAGGTGCTGGAGTTGTTGAGTTACCAATAGAAACGGCAGCAACCTTGTCAAGTTCAGCAAGAAGTAATTGCTATATGGTATAAAATTTAAAACACTTAAATTCTATAGTTTAACAAAAATCTTTATACTGCTATCCTTATTAATATTAGTAGTAATTAAAATCTAGAGATGAAATGACATCTTATTCAACTATAAAAAAACTTAGCATTATCTGCTTAGTTGGCGCTCTAATTGTATGGGTATTATATCCTTTTATATACCCAATATTATTTGCTGGTCTATTGTCTATAATTCTTGCACCTCTACAGGTATATTTAGAGCCACATATAGGAAGACATAAGAGTAGCTTCTTGATTGTACTTGGGATTCTTTTATGTATTTTCATACCTATATTAATTGTTTTATCTTATGCTATTACTGAAGTTATTTCTTATCTCCAACATGCAGAATCTCTGACACAAACATTCTCACAACTAAGTAGATCCATTGGAAATATCCCATATATTGGAGATACCTTACAAGAGCACTTTGATAAAATCATTAAGATGATTAAAGAAGATAAAGAAGTCATAATCTCAAATCTTGGACAAGCTTTACCGACTATTCGATATATTGGTTCAACCTCAATAAGTATAGTTACTGATTTTTTAATCACTCTTTTACTTGTTTACCAGTTTCTCGTTAGTGGTAGTACTTTAGAAAGATTCCTAAAAAAAGTGGTTCTTAAAGACTTTAATGACAGTGATAGTTTTATTTCAACAGCGATTATTACAACACGTCGAGTTAGTTTAGCGATATTTTTAACAGCCATGCTTGTTGGCATAATCATGGGCATAACATTCTCTCTGATATCTCTACCAAGCCCTATTTTATTTGCCTTTATAGCAACTATTGCTTCGATGGTTCCATTTATGGTTGGTATAGTTTATATCCTAATAGCAGGAGCTGTTTTTGTTCTTTACGGTAGTACGAAAGCAATTATAATTTTAATTGTTGGCTTTGGGCTTAATATTTTCACAGATAATATAATGCAACCCAAAATCATTAACAAACAAGTTAAATTAAGCTTTGTTGCATCCTTAATAGGTATTATGGGTGGAATTCACGCTTTTGGATTTATAGGAATATTCTTAGGCCCTGTAATATTTAACGTAGCTTTTGTTGGTATTGAAAAACTAATGGATGGTAATGAACCCTAATTGTTAGGAAAACCATCAAAACTATGAACTTCCTCTAAACCCTCATCCCAATTAGCTTTACTTGTCATAAAAATATGAGCAGTAGGTTTAATTGATACTTGATCATCCAAACTTCCCGCAGGTATAACAACCATACTTGATAATTCAAAAGGCATTGCCGAACCACATTTACTACAAAAGCTCTTAATATGGCGAGTTGAAGGTAAATTAAAATTTTTAACCAGCTCTTGGCCCGAGTTCCATTTTAGTTTTGCCTTACTTGAAAAAAGATTAGATGCATGAGCTGAACCAGTGTCTTTGCGACAATAAGAACAGTGACATAAAAAGAAATTATCGAACTCACCATCAATTTCAAATTTAACACTACCACAAAGACAAGATCCTTTAACACTCATAATTTCGCACTTAAACTTAATTTATATAAATGATCTTTTGATTATATGAATTAACTGCAAGTATAGCAAATTCATGCCTTATAAAACTTACTAAAAAGAGATATTAATAATGACTTGCAACAAAAGTTTGTCTAAAATAAATTTAATGATATCTTACTCTTAAGCAACTCATAATATTAATGAAACATCTAAAACACCCGAAAGGCTTAAAATTTTTATTTTTTGCTGAAATGTGGGAGCGCTTTAGCTTCTATGGTTTATCTGCAATATTAGTTCTATATATGACAGAGCATTTAAACTTCACAGATGCAAATGCTGCTATAGTATTTGGTAGTTATGTCACATACTTATATATCACAACCGCTATTGGTGGCATACTTGCAGATAGAGTTATAGGGTATCGCCGTTGTGTTTTACTTGGTGGTAGTACCATTATGATGGGACATATCATACTATCAACTGCTGATGCTAGTAATGTCACCTTATTTTTAGGTCTTGGATGTATTTCTTCTGGTACAGGTTTTTTTAAAGCTAATGTCTCAACTATGGTTGGTCGGCTATATGATAAAAAAGAAGCATTACGAAACAGTGGTTTTGCTTATTTTTATGCAGGGATTAACCTAGGCTCTGCTCTTGCCACTTTTATAGTTGGTCTAGTGGGTGAAAAAATTGGTTGGCACTATGCATTTAGCTTAGCTGCATTTGGTATGGCAGCTGGCTTGATTTGTTTTGAGATTGGTAAAAAGCATTTTCCAACTAGCTGTGATATGCCTAACTATGAGCTAATGCACAAAAGAATATTTCTAGGGATTAACGTTTGGTGGGCAATTATAATCTGTATAGCCATATCAGCGTGTGTATTTGCATATTTAATTTCACACCCAGCTAAATCAATGTTAGTGATTTCATTCTCTGGAGCTGTCTTATTTATATATTTAGCAATGCTATGGAGATCACTACACCAATCACAAAAAACTAATATTGCTATCCTGCTTATATTATCCATTTTTATGCTTTTCTACTGGTCTCTAAGTAACCAAACTTTGATTAGCATCCCAATATTTATAAAAAATAATATTGATCTAAATATGTATAGCTGTCATTTACCTATAGCTAGTGTTATAGGATGTGATCTACCTGTGACAACTATTATGTCTGGACAGTTATTGCTTTTGTTTATAATCACCCCATTCTTTGGTTTACTTTGGCAAAGACTTAGTGAGCGAAATAAAGAACCATCTGACGGTTTAAAATTTGTGTTTAGTTTAGTATTTCTAGGTTTGTCCTTCTTATTCTTAAGCATGGCTGCTTCGATAGCCGCTCAAGTTGGTAAAGCTCACGTTATATGGCTAATATTATGTTATCTAATGTTAGTATTTGGTGAGCTTTGTATATCTCCTGTAGGCTTAGCACTAGTTACAAGGCTTGCTCCAGAGCATCTCAAATCTACGATGATGGGAGTCTGGTGGACTATTAGTGCTTATGCAGGTTTCTTTGGCGGGGTTATAAGCTCTCATATAACTGTTACTGAAAATACTCCTGCTAGTAGTTTTGCAGGCTCATATTTTAAGCTTTTTATTGCAGCAATTGTTATGGCTATTATATTATTTGTACTAGTACCAATATTAAAGAAACTTACAAAATCTGAGGTTTAAAAAAATGATTTTAATTGCAAATGATGAGGGTCGTAGTGGCGTACCTGAAGCTTTTAAAAGGCTTAAAAATAAAGAAAATGGTCTTCGAGCTATTATTGAAGGTATCAAACTTGTTGAAAATGATACTACTATAAAAACTGTAGGTAGAGGCTCATGGCCTGATATCTTGGGTAATGTAACATTAGATGCTTCTGTGATGGATGGGAATGATCTACGCACAGGCTCTATAGGTGCTCTAAAAGGCTATGCTAACCCAATTGAAGTTGCTTATGAAGTTATGCAAAGATTACACCATGAGATATTAGTAGCTGAAGGTGCAAACCGTTTTGCCAACGAAATCAATGCTACTAAGATTGATAATCTATTACCTGAAATAAAAAAAGTTTGGTTAGAACATTTAAACAAACATCTAACACCTAAACAAAAAGTTAACTTCCCAAATATTCCTCTTATTGAGCTAAGCAAATTTGCAGTTGATCCTGAAAAAATATTTGACACTACAGTTTATCTATCAAAAGATCACAAGAATACTATATCATCTGCAACAAGTACTTCTGGTTGGGGTTGGCGTTACCCAGGCAGACTTGGAGATAGTCCGATTATCGGAGCTGGCTCGTATGCTGACTCAAGGTATGGGGCTTGTGCTTGTACTCATACTGGTGAGATGGCAATCCGCTGTGGTACTGCTAGATCTGTAGTATTATATATGAAAATGGGAATGTCTGTAAAAGAAGCAGTATTAGAAGCAGCTAAAGACTTACGCCATCTAAAAACTGGATATTTAGATGAATTAACTATTCATGCTATTGATAATCAAGATAATCATTTCGTAACTAGTTTTAAAGGTAGCGAACCAGTTTATTACTGGGTTTGGACTGATGATATGAATGAACCTGTTAAGAGACAAGCTAAATGTATATCATAACGGCATTAATATAAAAAAATATACATTGAAAGTTCTAAGATTACTTTAAAGTATGTAAATCTTTTAAGTTTAGGAACTAAATTAAAAACATATTAGCATCAATAAAATATAGTATTAAAATAGTCATCTTTATGTAATAATATCTTAGTTTTACGAACTAATAATTACTAAAATTTTAGGAGAAAATATATTATGAAAAAAATCAAACTTGTATTATGCGCTGCAGGAGTATCAATGTTAGTTGGTTGTAGCAACACTCAAATGGCTGTAACAGGCTTAGCTTTAGCTGGAGCTGCTGCAGGATATATGGCATACGGATGGATGAACGATCCTGACGCCTCTAATGCTTTTGAAAAAACACCAAAAGAAGTTACACAAGTTGTTAATGGTGTTCTAAAAGAAAATGGCTACAAAGTTATCAAAACTGAAACTAATGACAAAGATAATACTAATTCGACAGAACTTGTGAACTCTGCAGGTAAAAAAGTTAATGTAGCAATTAGTCCTGTTGATAATAATCCAAATCAAGCAAAAGTTTATATTAAAGGTACTAGTTTTGACGGTATATCTAAAGCTGAATCTCAAATATTAATGAACAAAATTAATAAGCAACTAGTTTAATTAATTGCCATACAATCCAACTATCTTATTAATTACAAGCTTTAAAGGTAGTGAACCAGTCTTCTATTGAGTTTGGGCTAATGATATGAATGAGCCTATTAAGAAGCAAGCTGAGTCGATATTATAACTCGGACACTAATTCTTAAAAAATTTGATATCTTTGACCTACCCAATCACCCTATACCCAAACCAATCAGGTCTTAGATCATATTTTTCATCACTTGAATTTAGATGAATATACTTACCACCTATCT encodes:
- the sucC gene encoding ADP-forming succinate--CoA ligase subunit beta, giving the protein MNLHEYQAKDLLESYGLKVQKGIVAHNPNEAAQAFDQIGGKFAVVKAQVHAGGRGKAGGVKVVKSSQEAREVAESLIGTNLVTFQTDAEGQPVNSVGIFEDVYPVTNELYLGAVVDRSSRKVTFMASTEGGVDIEEVAHNTPEKILKVEVDPLVGLQPFQAREVAFKLGLEGKQINDFVKTMLGAYKAFVECDFALFEINPLAVRENGDIVCVDGKINLDSNALYRHPKLLALRDKSQENAKELKASEHELNYVALEGNIGCMVNGAGLAMATMDIIQLYGGKPANFLDVGGGATKERVIEAFKLILDDENVKAVLINIFGGIVRCDMIAEAIIEAVKEVNVTVPVVVRLEGNNAEKGAKILSDSGLKLIPADGLADAADKVVKSLG
- the sucD gene encoding succinate--CoA ligase subunit alpha; translated protein: MSVLVDKNTKVLVQGFTGKNGTFHSEQAIAYGTNIVGGVTPGKGGQTHLDRPVFNTMEEAVKATDADASVIYVPAPFVKDSAIEAIDSGVKLVVIITEGVPTLDMLVVKEYLKGKDVQVVGPNCPGVITPGECKIGIMPGHIHQPGKVGIISRSGTLTYEAVAQTTKLGFGQSTCIGIGGDPIPGMNQIEALKLLENDPQTEAIILIGEIGGTAEEEAAEYIKHNVTKPVIGYIAGVTAPPGKRMGHAGAIISGGKGTADEKFAAFEAAGIAYTRSPAELGSKLKEVTGW
- a CDS encoding AI-2E family transporter; this translates as MTSYSTIKKLSIICLVGALIVWVLYPFIYPILFAGLLSIILAPLQVYLEPHIGRHKSSFLIVLGILLCIFIPILIVLSYAITEVISYLQHAESLTQTFSQLSRSIGNIPYIGDTLQEHFDKIIKMIKEDKEVIISNLGQALPTIRYIGSTSISIVTDFLITLLLVYQFLVSGSTLERFLKKVVLKDFNDSDSFISTAIITTRRVSLAIFLTAMLVGIIMGITFSLISLPSPILFAFIATIASMVPFMVGIVYILIAGAVFVLYGSTKAIIILIVGFGLNIFTDNIMQPKIINKQVKLSFVASLIGIMGGIHAFGFIGIFLGPVIFNVAFVGIEKLMDGNEP
- a CDS encoding GFA family protein, translated to MSVKGSCLCGSVKFEIDGEFDNFFLCHCSYCRKDTGSAHASNLFSSKAKLKWNSGQELVKNFNLPSTRHIKSFCSKCGSAMPFELSSMVVIPAGSLDDQVSIKPTAHIFMTSKANWDEGLEEVHSFDGFPNN
- a CDS encoding peptide MFS transporter, translating into MKHLKHPKGLKFLFFAEMWERFSFYGLSAILVLYMTEHLNFTDANAAIVFGSYVTYLYITTAIGGILADRVIGYRRCVLLGGSTIMMGHIILSTADASNVTLFLGLGCISSGTGFFKANVSTMVGRLYDKKEALRNSGFAYFYAGINLGSALATFIVGLVGEKIGWHYAFSLAAFGMAAGLICFEIGKKHFPTSCDMPNYELMHKRIFLGINVWWAIIICIAISACVFAYLISHPAKSMLVISFSGAVLFIYLAMLWRSLHQSQKTNIAILLILSIFMLFYWSLSNQTLISIPIFIKNNIDLNMYSCHLPIASVIGCDLPVTTIMSGQLLLLFIITPFFGLLWQRLSERNKEPSDGLKFVFSLVFLGLSFLFLSMAASIAAQVGKAHVIWLILCYLMLVFGELCISPVGLALVTRLAPEHLKSTMMGVWWTISAYAGFFGGVISSHITVTENTPASSFAGSYFKLFIAAIVMAIILFVLVPILKKLTKSEV
- a CDS encoding N(4)-(beta-N-acetylglucosaminyl)-L-asparaginase; translation: MILIANDEGRSGVPEAFKRLKNKENGLRAIIEGIKLVENDTTIKTVGRGSWPDILGNVTLDASVMDGNDLRTGSIGALKGYANPIEVAYEVMQRLHHEILVAEGANRFANEINATKIDNLLPEIKKVWLEHLNKHLTPKQKVNFPNIPLIELSKFAVDPEKIFDTTVYLSKDHKNTISSATSTSGWGWRYPGRLGDSPIIGAGSYADSRYGACACTHTGEMAIRCGTARSVVLYMKMGMSVKEAVLEAAKDLRHLKTGYLDELTIHAIDNQDNHFVTSFKGSEPVYYWVWTDDMNEPVKRQAKCIS